The proteins below come from a single Bombus pyrosoma isolate SC7728 linkage group LG10, ASM1482585v1, whole genome shotgun sequence genomic window:
- the LOC122572052 gene encoding uncharacterized protein LOC122572052 isoform X1: MDFRDLNPFNIFLSTLSANVLPMSSKETKLPIFLKIYSIVIWLIELTYFIVCVVGILTVSREKALKDGTVNLVIAIEVLVLMIYMHNRKNLLRGLIGKLNHLIEGNKILRNMIVNALEPMEKPLKIYTVASVGSLALWISLPLIEVFRKNEFRYSDYRVPFVLSKEPFPLNVFVGGVIFQVVGGTYTLIRKISLDIYTMYIILLTTAQYKYLRMKFATIFEQKPETLNDITRQNVSLRNKRMIQEMRLLTRHYETVVEIAVTLKKLLFLNVGVHYINNVFRFCFLSFMFVMSTNMFSEKCLVILYTIGALIQFYILCYSIQELLDASNAVADDVIYEKWYLHDVSLQRAVLMIISANKLECKLSNSRHIDLTLSSFMSILNQAYSVCLLFLKSRPD, from the exons ATGGATTTTCGAGACTTGAATCCtttcaacatatttttaagtacGCTTTCGGCGAATGTTTTGCCGATGTCGagtaaagaaacgaaattacccatctttttaaaaatctacTCGATCGTCATTTGGTTAATAGAACtgacatattttattgtttgtgTTGTCGGAATTTTGACTGTATCGAGGGAAAAAGCACTGAAGGATGGAACGGTAAACCTTGTGATCGCGATAGAAGTGCTCGTGCTAATGATTTATATGCATAATCGTAAGAATTTACTACGTggattaattggaaaattaaaccATCTCATCGAGGGCAATAAAATACTTCGGAATATGATAGTTAACGCACTGGAACCAATGGAAAAGCcgttgaaaatttatacgGTTGCCAGTGTTGGTTCGCTCGCTCTTTGGATATCATTGCCGCTTATCGAAGTTTTCCGGAAGAATGAGTTCCGTTATTCGGATTATCGAGTGCCATTCGTTCTATCCAAGGAACCTTTCCCACTCAACGTTTTCGTTGGCGGTGTCATCTTCCAGGTAGTCGGCGGTACATACACGCTAATCAGAAAAATTAGTTTGGATATCTACACAATGTACATCATTCTGTTAACGACGGCTCAATACAAGTAtcttcgaatgaaatttgcGACGATATTCGAACAGAAACCCGAAACTTTAAACGATATTACCCGGCAGAATGTCTCCCTTAGGAACAAACGGATGATCCAGGAAATGAGACTGTTGACCCGCCATTACGAAACTGTAGTTGA GATTGCTGTTACGTTGAAGAAATTGCTTTTTCTAAACGTCGGAGTTCATTACATAAACAACGTTTTCCGGTTCTGCTTTCTAAGTTTTATGTTCGTAATG agTACTAATATGTTTTCCGAAAAATGTTTagttatattgtatacaatTGGTGCGctgatacaattttatatattgtgcTACTCTATTCAAGAGCTACTCGACGCG AGCAACGCTGTAGCTGACGATGTAATATATGAAAAGTGGTATTTGCACGACGTATCACTGCAACGTGCAGTTCTTATGATAATTTCTGCCAACAAACTAGAGTGCAAATTATCTAACTCTCGACACATTGATCTAACTTTGTCGTCATTCATGTCG aTCCTAAATCAAGCATATTCCGTATGCCTATTGTTTCTTAAATCAAGACCtgattaa
- the LOC122572052 gene encoding uncharacterized protein LOC122572052 isoform X2, whose translation MDFRDLNPFNIFLSTLSANVLPMSSKETKLPIFLKIYSIVIWLIELTYFIVCVVGILTVSREKALKDGTVNLVIAIEVLVLMIYMHNRKNLLRGLIGKLNHLIEGNKILRNMIVNALEPMEKPLKIYTVASVGSLALWISLPLIEVFRKNEFRYSDYRVPFVLSKEPFPLNVFVGGVIFQVVGGTYTLIRKISLDIYTMYIILLTTAQYKYLRMKFATIFEQKPETLNDITRQNVSLRNKRMIQEMRLLTRHYETVVEIAVTLKKLLFLNVGVHYINNVFRFCFLSFMFVMSTNMFSEKCLVILYTIGALIQFYILCYSIQELLDA comes from the exons ATGGATTTTCGAGACTTGAATCCtttcaacatatttttaagtacGCTTTCGGCGAATGTTTTGCCGATGTCGagtaaagaaacgaaattacccatctttttaaaaatctacTCGATCGTCATTTGGTTAATAGAACtgacatattttattgtttgtgTTGTCGGAATTTTGACTGTATCGAGGGAAAAAGCACTGAAGGATGGAACGGTAAACCTTGTGATCGCGATAGAAGTGCTCGTGCTAATGATTTATATGCATAATCGTAAGAATTTACTACGTggattaattggaaaattaaaccATCTCATCGAGGGCAATAAAATACTTCGGAATATGATAGTTAACGCACTGGAACCAATGGAAAAGCcgttgaaaatttatacgGTTGCCAGTGTTGGTTCGCTCGCTCTTTGGATATCATTGCCGCTTATCGAAGTTTTCCGGAAGAATGAGTTCCGTTATTCGGATTATCGAGTGCCATTCGTTCTATCCAAGGAACCTTTCCCACTCAACGTTTTCGTTGGCGGTGTCATCTTCCAGGTAGTCGGCGGTACATACACGCTAATCAGAAAAATTAGTTTGGATATCTACACAATGTACATCATTCTGTTAACGACGGCTCAATACAAGTAtcttcgaatgaaatttgcGACGATATTCGAACAGAAACCCGAAACTTTAAACGATATTACCCGGCAGAATGTCTCCCTTAGGAACAAACGGATGATCCAGGAAATGAGACTGTTGACCCGCCATTACGAAACTGTAGTTGA GATTGCTGTTACGTTGAAGAAATTGCTTTTTCTAAACGTCGGAGTTCATTACATAAACAACGTTTTCCGGTTCTGCTTTCTAAGTTTTATGTTCGTAATG agTACTAATATGTTTTCCGAAAAATGTTTagttatattgtatacaatTGGTGCGctgatacaattttatatattgtgcTACTCTATTCAAGAGCTACTCGACGCG taa